The following coding sequences are from one Carcharodon carcharias isolate sCarCar2 chromosome 11, sCarCar2.pri, whole genome shotgun sequence window:
- the slitrk6 gene encoding SLIT and NTRK-like protein 6 isoform X2: protein MGFNSEKMLTWILLLSAVLVLINSQKADPSDKEVCESLCFCEERDGLLHINCQNRDITEIAQIKPPQTCTYNLNLQENFVTVLHRNGFINFKNALSLHLGKNNLQDLEAGIFTGLSSLKRLHINGNYLEVLREGTFRGLDNLEFLQADNNLIHVIEPGAFSKLHRLKVLILNDNAIPFLPTNIFRFVPLTHLDLRGNHLDSLPYVGLLEHIGRIMELQLEDNLWRCDCDLLPLRSWLENMPPQSNIGDVVCVHPFRLKGKVLTKTPIAEICPTGSGTDFEEPVNSIHLAATPVADNTHINIHSANKSVIKEPKRDPYIPQPDGQDDGKIPITEPRKYPESPCTTTCHCSTQPNVGQIMKCQERNIKSLSDLVPSPPNPIKLYLTDNIIQAVTKYDLLDYGTLDLLHLGNNRITVIEDGAFANLTNLHKMYLNGNSIVRLTKEMFIGLHCLQYLYLEHNIIKEILPGTFSVLPQLKVLYLNNNLLHSLPPHIFSGIPLLRLNLKHNHFMHLPVSNVIDQLEFLVQIDLEDNPWDCTCDLVSLKQWMEKLNKNVTVSEIMCESPEKFAKKDLQMLNNELICPGLINIPTQPNDISPATAASSTASSLLNSIMDTVPLSVLILSMLVVFILVVFSAAGIVVLVLHRRRRSKKKQKTTPVQDCSPLHVQYSVYGHKRTHHTEERPDGNIYEQHTINAIGPVCRSRPYNIRDVELDNESKDGNEPKMIYRGHMMREKDSLITGSKFSVIEQAPEFMPLRDPGSMYRNILEKERELQQIGITEYLKKNIPPLQSELDVRYPSRHEELKLMEAIMYSRPKKVVVEETKNEYFELKAKLQTEPDYLEVLEQQTTLNQP, encoded by the coding sequence ATGGGCTTCAATTCTGAGAAAATGTTGACCTGGATCCTTCTTCTAAGTGCAGTCTTAGTTCTAATCAATTCCCAGAAGGCAGATCCTTCAGATAAGGAAGTGTGTGAAAGTCTTTGCTTCTGTGAGGAAAGAGATGGTTTGCTGCACATAAACTGTCAAAACAGGGACATTACCGAAATAGCTCAAATAAAACCGCCTCAAACGTGTACCTACAATCTTAACCTACAAGAAAACTTTGTGACTGTATTGCATCGCAATGGCTTTATCAACTTCAAGAATGCTCTGTCCCTACACCTGGGCAAAAATAATTTGCAAGACTTGGAAGCTGGAATTTTCACTGGCCTTAGTTCTCTGAAACGCTTGCATATAAATGGCAACTACTTGGAAGTGCTGCGAGAGGGCACGTTTCGAGGACTGGACAATTTGGAATTCCTTCAAGCAGACAATAATCTAATCCACGTTATTGAGCCTGGCGCATTCAGCAAGCTTCACCGGTTAAAAGTGCTGATCCTGAATGACAATGCAATCCCTTTTCTCCCCACCAACATCTTCCGGTTTGTGCCCCTGACACATCTGGATCTTCGAGGAAATCATTTAGATTCACTTCCTTATGTCGGTCTGCTGGAGCATATTGGTAGAATAATGGAACTTCAACTGGAGGATAACTTATGGAGATGCGATTGTGATTTATTACCACTCAGATCCTGGCTGGAAAACATGCCTCCCCAATCCAATATTGGCGATGTTGTCTGTGTACACCCATTTAGACTGAAAGGTAAAGTTTTAACCAAAACACCCATTGCTGAGATTTGCCCAACTGGATCTGGTACTGACTTTGAAGAACCCGTAAATTCAATTCATTTGGCGGCCACTCCAGTTGCTGATAATACTCATATCAACATTCATAGTGCAAATAAATCAGTTATTAAAGAACCTAAAAGGGATCCATATATTCCACAACCTGATGGACAGGATGATGGTAAAATTCCTATAACAGAGCCTAGAAAATATCCAGAATCACCCTGCACAACAACTTGTCATTGCAGCACACAACCAAATGTAGGACAAATAATGAAATGTCAAGAAAGAAACATTAAGAGTTTATCAGACCTTGTGCCCAGCCCACCAAATCCAATAAAGCTTTATTTGACTGACAACATTATCCAAGCTGTGACAAAATATGACCTGCTAGATTATGGCACCCTGGATTTGCTCCATTTAGGAAACAACAGAATAACAGTAATTGAGGATGGTGCTTTTGCAAACCTCACTAATCTCCACAAGATGTATTTGAATGGGAACAGTATTGTAAGATTAACAAAAGAAATGTTCATTGGGCTCCATTGCCTCCAATACTTGTATCTAGAACACAATATAATCAAAGAGATATTACCAGGGACATTCAGTGTCCTACCACAGCTTAAGGTCTTATATTTGAACAATAACCTCCTTCATAGTTTGCCTCCACATATATTTTCTGGCATTCCACTCTTACGGTTAAATCTTAAACATAACCATTTTATGCATCTCCCTGTAAGCAATGTAATAGATCAACTTGAATTCCTAGTTCAAATTGATCTAGAAGACAACCCATGGGATTGCACTTGTGACTTGGTCAGCTTGAAGCAATGGATGGAAAAGCTCAACAAAAATGTAACTGTGAGTGAGATTATGTGCGAGTCCCCTGAGAAGTTTGCCAAGAAAGATTTGCAAATGCTAAACAATGAATTGATATGTCCTGGATTAATAAACATCCCAACACAGCCCAATGATATCAGCCCGGCCACAGCAGCCAGTAGTACAGCTTCCAGCCTCCTAAATTCTATCATGGACACAGTGCCACTTTCTGTTTTGATTCTTAGCATGTTGGTGGTATTCATATTGGTTGTATTCAGTGCAGCTGGAATAGTAGTCCTTGTTCTCCATCGTCGGAGGAGATCaaagaaaaaacaaaaaactactcCAGTACAGGATTGCAGTCCATTGCACGTTCAATATAGCGTATATGGACATAAGAGGACCCACCATACTGAAGAAAGACCAGATGGAAATATATATGAGCAGCACACAATTAATGCAATAGGTCCAGTGTGCAGAAGCCGTCCTTATAACATAAGAGATGTAGAGCtggacaatgaaagcaaagatGGAAATGAACCAAAAATGATTTACAGGGGTCACATGATGAGAGAAAAGGATTCTTTGATCACAGGCTCCAAATTCAGTGTAATAGAGCAGGCCCCAGAGTTTATGCCCCTCCGGGATCCTGGTTCAATGTACAGGAATATCCTTGAGAAAGAAAGGGAGCTACAGCAAATTGGGATCACTGAATACCTGAAGAAAAATATCCCACCGCTGCAATCAGAACTCGATGTTCGCTACCCATCTCGGCATGAAGAGCTGAAACTGATGGAAGCGATCATGTATTCAAGACCTAAAAAGGTTGTAGTGGAAGAGACAAAAAATGAGTATTTTGAGCTGAAAGCAAAGCTACAAACTGAGCCTGACTACCTAGAGGTACTGGAACAACAGACAACATTAAACCAACCATGA
- the slitrk6 gene encoding SLIT and NTRK-like protein 6 isoform X1 produces MPGSNPPGSVPGTVQLPCRCYRENLMGFNSEKMLTWILLLSAVLVLINSQKADPSDKEVCESLCFCEERDGLLHINCQNRDITEIAQIKPPQTCTYNLNLQENFVTVLHRNGFINFKNALSLHLGKNNLQDLEAGIFTGLSSLKRLHINGNYLEVLREGTFRGLDNLEFLQADNNLIHVIEPGAFSKLHRLKVLILNDNAIPFLPTNIFRFVPLTHLDLRGNHLDSLPYVGLLEHIGRIMELQLEDNLWRCDCDLLPLRSWLENMPPQSNIGDVVCVHPFRLKGKVLTKTPIAEICPTGSGTDFEEPVNSIHLAATPVADNTHINIHSANKSVIKEPKRDPYIPQPDGQDDGKIPITEPRKYPESPCTTTCHCSTQPNVGQIMKCQERNIKSLSDLVPSPPNPIKLYLTDNIIQAVTKYDLLDYGTLDLLHLGNNRITVIEDGAFANLTNLHKMYLNGNSIVRLTKEMFIGLHCLQYLYLEHNIIKEILPGTFSVLPQLKVLYLNNNLLHSLPPHIFSGIPLLRLNLKHNHFMHLPVSNVIDQLEFLVQIDLEDNPWDCTCDLVSLKQWMEKLNKNVTVSEIMCESPEKFAKKDLQMLNNELICPGLINIPTQPNDISPATAASSTASSLLNSIMDTVPLSVLILSMLVVFILVVFSAAGIVVLVLHRRRRSKKKQKTTPVQDCSPLHVQYSVYGHKRTHHTEERPDGNIYEQHTINAIGPVCRSRPYNIRDVELDNESKDGNEPKMIYRGHMMREKDSLITGSKFSVIEQAPEFMPLRDPGSMYRNILEKERELQQIGITEYLKKNIPPLQSELDVRYPSRHEELKLMEAIMYSRPKKVVVEETKNEYFELKAKLQTEPDYLEVLEQQTTLNQP; encoded by the coding sequence aTGCTACCGTGAAAATTTGATGGGCTTCAATTCTGAGAAAATGTTGACCTGGATCCTTCTTCTAAGTGCAGTCTTAGTTCTAATCAATTCCCAGAAGGCAGATCCTTCAGATAAGGAAGTGTGTGAAAGTCTTTGCTTCTGTGAGGAAAGAGATGGTTTGCTGCACATAAACTGTCAAAACAGGGACATTACCGAAATAGCTCAAATAAAACCGCCTCAAACGTGTACCTACAATCTTAACCTACAAGAAAACTTTGTGACTGTATTGCATCGCAATGGCTTTATCAACTTCAAGAATGCTCTGTCCCTACACCTGGGCAAAAATAATTTGCAAGACTTGGAAGCTGGAATTTTCACTGGCCTTAGTTCTCTGAAACGCTTGCATATAAATGGCAACTACTTGGAAGTGCTGCGAGAGGGCACGTTTCGAGGACTGGACAATTTGGAATTCCTTCAAGCAGACAATAATCTAATCCACGTTATTGAGCCTGGCGCATTCAGCAAGCTTCACCGGTTAAAAGTGCTGATCCTGAATGACAATGCAATCCCTTTTCTCCCCACCAACATCTTCCGGTTTGTGCCCCTGACACATCTGGATCTTCGAGGAAATCATTTAGATTCACTTCCTTATGTCGGTCTGCTGGAGCATATTGGTAGAATAATGGAACTTCAACTGGAGGATAACTTATGGAGATGCGATTGTGATTTATTACCACTCAGATCCTGGCTGGAAAACATGCCTCCCCAATCCAATATTGGCGATGTTGTCTGTGTACACCCATTTAGACTGAAAGGTAAAGTTTTAACCAAAACACCCATTGCTGAGATTTGCCCAACTGGATCTGGTACTGACTTTGAAGAACCCGTAAATTCAATTCATTTGGCGGCCACTCCAGTTGCTGATAATACTCATATCAACATTCATAGTGCAAATAAATCAGTTATTAAAGAACCTAAAAGGGATCCATATATTCCACAACCTGATGGACAGGATGATGGTAAAATTCCTATAACAGAGCCTAGAAAATATCCAGAATCACCCTGCACAACAACTTGTCATTGCAGCACACAACCAAATGTAGGACAAATAATGAAATGTCAAGAAAGAAACATTAAGAGTTTATCAGACCTTGTGCCCAGCCCACCAAATCCAATAAAGCTTTATTTGACTGACAACATTATCCAAGCTGTGACAAAATATGACCTGCTAGATTATGGCACCCTGGATTTGCTCCATTTAGGAAACAACAGAATAACAGTAATTGAGGATGGTGCTTTTGCAAACCTCACTAATCTCCACAAGATGTATTTGAATGGGAACAGTATTGTAAGATTAACAAAAGAAATGTTCATTGGGCTCCATTGCCTCCAATACTTGTATCTAGAACACAATATAATCAAAGAGATATTACCAGGGACATTCAGTGTCCTACCACAGCTTAAGGTCTTATATTTGAACAATAACCTCCTTCATAGTTTGCCTCCACATATATTTTCTGGCATTCCACTCTTACGGTTAAATCTTAAACATAACCATTTTATGCATCTCCCTGTAAGCAATGTAATAGATCAACTTGAATTCCTAGTTCAAATTGATCTAGAAGACAACCCATGGGATTGCACTTGTGACTTGGTCAGCTTGAAGCAATGGATGGAAAAGCTCAACAAAAATGTAACTGTGAGTGAGATTATGTGCGAGTCCCCTGAGAAGTTTGCCAAGAAAGATTTGCAAATGCTAAACAATGAATTGATATGTCCTGGATTAATAAACATCCCAACACAGCCCAATGATATCAGCCCGGCCACAGCAGCCAGTAGTACAGCTTCCAGCCTCCTAAATTCTATCATGGACACAGTGCCACTTTCTGTTTTGATTCTTAGCATGTTGGTGGTATTCATATTGGTTGTATTCAGTGCAGCTGGAATAGTAGTCCTTGTTCTCCATCGTCGGAGGAGATCaaagaaaaaacaaaaaactactcCAGTACAGGATTGCAGTCCATTGCACGTTCAATATAGCGTATATGGACATAAGAGGACCCACCATACTGAAGAAAGACCAGATGGAAATATATATGAGCAGCACACAATTAATGCAATAGGTCCAGTGTGCAGAAGCCGTCCTTATAACATAAGAGATGTAGAGCtggacaatgaaagcaaagatGGAAATGAACCAAAAATGATTTACAGGGGTCACATGATGAGAGAAAAGGATTCTTTGATCACAGGCTCCAAATTCAGTGTAATAGAGCAGGCCCCAGAGTTTATGCCCCTCCGGGATCCTGGTTCAATGTACAGGAATATCCTTGAGAAAGAAAGGGAGCTACAGCAAATTGGGATCACTGAATACCTGAAGAAAAATATCCCACCGCTGCAATCAGAACTCGATGTTCGCTACCCATCTCGGCATGAAGAGCTGAAACTGATGGAAGCGATCATGTATTCAAGACCTAAAAAGGTTGTAGTGGAAGAGACAAAAAATGAGTATTTTGAGCTGAAAGCAAAGCTACAAACTGAGCCTGACTACCTAGAGGTACTGGAACAACAGACAACATTAAACCAACCATGA